From the genome of Labrus bergylta chromosome 4, fLabBer1.1, whole genome shotgun sequence, one region includes:
- the LOC136178880 gene encoding tripartite motif-containing protein 16-like has protein sequence MAQKGVQLDWEAFSCSICLDLLKDPVTVPCGHSYCMNCIKSHWDKEDEKTIYSCPQCRKTFTPRPVLVKNTMLAVLVEELKKTGLQAAPADHCYAGPEDVACDVCTGRKLKACKSCLQCPASYCEKHLQPHFEAAPLKKHKLVEPSKKLQENVCSRHDEVMKMFCRTDQQSICYLCSVDEHKGHDTVSAAAERSEKQRELEVSRQNIQQRIQDREKDVKLLQQEVEDINGSADKTVGNSEKIFTELIRLMEKRRSDVKQQVRSQQQTEVSRVRELQEKLEQEITELKRKDAELEKLSHTEDHNQFLHDYPSLSPLSESTHSSSIKIRPLRYFEDVTAAVSEVRDKLQDVLREKWTNISQTVTEVDVLLSGPEPEPKTRAEFFKYSCDITLDPNTANTQLLLSDENRKVTVMSEEQSYSSHPDRFTDWWQVLSKESLMGRCYWEVELRGNVSVAVTYKNISRAGSSDKCKFGRNDKSWALDCYNNSYNFWYNKVRTPVSGPQSSRVGVYLDHRAGILSFYSISETMTLLHRVQTTFTQPLHAGLGFNWLNWLYYVEESAELCKLK, from the coding sequence atggcgcagaaaggagttcaactagactgggaggccttctcttgttccatctgtctggatctcctgaaggatccggtgactgttccctgtggacatagttactgtatgaactgtattaaaagccactgggataaagaggatgaaaagacaatctacagctgccctcagtgtaggaagactttcacaccgaggcctgttttggtgaaaaacaccatgttggcagttttagtggaggagctgaagaagactggactccaagctgctcctgctgatcactgctatgctggacctgaagatgtggcctgtgatgtctgcaccgggaggaaactgaaagcctgtaagtcctgtctgcagtgtccggcctcttactgtgagaaacatcttcagcctcattttgaagcagctccattaaagaaacacaagctggtggagccctccaagaagctccaggagaacgtctgctctcgtcatgatgaagtgatgaagatgttctgtcgtactgatcagcagtctatctgttatctctgctctgtggacgaacacaaaggtcatgacacagtctcagctgcagcagaaaggagcgagaagcagagagagctcgaggtgagtcgacaaaacatccagcagagaatccaggacagagagaaagatgtgaagctgctccaacaggaggtggaggatatcaatggctctgctgataaaacagtggggaacagtgagaagatcttcactgagctgatccgtctcatggagaaaagacgctctgatgtgaagcagcaggtcagatcccagcagcaaactgaagtgagtcgagtcagagagcttcaggagaagctggagcaggagatcactgagctgaagaggaaagacgctgaactggagaagctctcacacacagaagatcacaaccagtttctacacgactacccctcactgtcaccactcagtgaatctacacactcatccagcatcaagatccgtcctctgaggtactttgaggatgtgacagcagctgtgtcagaagtaagagataaactacaggacgtcctgagagagaaatggacaaacatctcacagacagtgactgaagtggatgttttactgtcaggaccagaaccagagcccaagaccagagctgagttcttcaaatattcatgtgacatcacactggatccaaacacagcaaacacacagctgttattatctgatgagaacagaaaagtaacagtaatgAGTGAAgaacagtcttattctagtcacccagacagattcactgattggtggcaggtcctgagtaaagagagtctgatgggacgttgttactgggaagtggagttgagaggaaatgtttctgtagcagtcacatacaagaatatcagcagagcagggagctcAGATAAATGTAAgtttggacgtaatgacaaatcttgggcgttagattgttacaacaacagttataacttttggtacaacaaagtcaggactcctgtctcaggtcctcagtcctccagagtaggagtgtacctggatcacagagcaggtattctgtccttctacagcatctctgaaaccatgactctcctccacagagtccagaccacattcactcagcctctacatgctggactgggGTTTAACTGGTTAAACTGGTTATATTATGTTGAAGaatctgctgagttgtgtaaactgaagtag
- the LOC136179016 gene encoding tripartite motif-containing protein 16-like, with protein MAQKGVQLDQEAFSCSICLDLLKDPVAIPCGHSYCMSCIKSHWDKEDEKTIYSCPQCRQDFTPRPVLRKNTMLADLVEELKKTGLQAAPADHCYDGPDDVACDVCTGRKLKACKSCLQCLASYCEKHLQPHFELPVFKKHKLVEPSKKLQENVCSCHNEEMKVFCRTDQQSICYLCLMDEHKGHDTVSAAVERSERQRELEVSRQNIQQRIQDREKDVKLLQQEVEAINGSADKTVGNSEKIFTELIRLMEKRRSDVKQQVRSQQQTEVSRVRELQEKLEQEITELKRKDAELEKLSHTEDHNQFLHDYPSLSPLSESTHSSSIKIRPLRYFEDVTAAVSEVRDKLQDVLREKWTNISQTVTEVDVLLSEPKPEPKTRAEFLKYSCDITLDPNTARTQLLLSDENRKVTAMRKEQSYSSHPDRFTGRCQVLSKESLTGRCYWEVELRGRGLYVAVTYKNISRTGGSDECWFGRNDKSWALDCYNNSYDFWYNNVRTPVSGPRSSRVGVYLDHRAGILSFYSISETMTLLHRVQTTFTQPLHAGLWIQHFEESAELCKLK; from the coding sequence atggcgcagaaaggagttcaactagaccaggaggccttctcttgttccatctgtctggatctcctgaaggatccggttgctattccctgtggacacagttactgtatgagctgtattaaaagccactgggataaagaggatgagaagacaatctacagctgccctcagtgtaggcaggaCTTCACACCAAGGCCTGTcttgaggaaaaacaccatgttggcagatttagtggaggagctgaagaagactggactccaagctgctcctgctgatcactgctatgatGGACCTgatgatgtggcctgtgatgtctgcaccgggaggaaactgaaagcctgtaagtcctgtctgcagtgtctggcctcttactgtgagaaacatcttcagcctcattttgAACTACCTGTCTtcaagaaacacaagctggtggagccctccaagaagctccaggagaacgtctgctcttgtcataatgaggaaatgaaagtattttgtcgtactgatcagcagtctatctgttatctctgtttaatggatgaacacaaaggtcatgacacagtctcagctgcagtagaaaggagcgagaggcagagagagctcgaggtgagtcgacaaaacatccagcagagaatccaggacagagagaaagatgtgaagctgcttcaacaggaggtggaggctatcaatggctctgctgataaaacagtggggaacagtgagaagatcttcactgagctgatccgtctcatggagaaaagacgctctgatgtgaagcagcaggtcagatcccagcagcaaactgaagtgagtcgagtcagagagcttcaggagaagctggagcaggagatcactgagctgaagaggaaagacgctgaactggagaagctctcacacacagaagatcacaaccagtttctacacgactacccctcactgtcaccactcagtgaatctacacactcatccagcatcaagatccgtcctctgaggtactttgaggatgtgacagcagctgtgtcagaagtcagagataaacttcAGGatgtcctgagagagaaatggacaaacatctcacagacagtgactgaagtggatgttttactgtcagaaccaaaaccagagcccaagaccagagctgagttcttaaaatattcatgtgacatcacactggatccaaacacagcacgcacacagctgttattatctgatgagaacagaaaagtaacagcaATGAGAAAAgaacagtcttattctagtcacccagacagattcactggtaggtgtcaggtcctgagtaaagagagtctgactggacgttgttattgggaagtggagttgagaggaagaggactttatgtagcagtcacatacaagaatatcagcagaacaGGGGGCTCAgatgaatgttggtttggacgtaatgacaaGTCTTGGGCGTTAGATTGTTACAACAACAGTTATGACTTTTGGTACAACAATGTCaggactcctgtctcaggtcctcggtcctccagagtaggagtgtacctggatcacagagcaggtattctgtccttctacagcatctctgaaaccatgactctcctccacagagtccagaccacattcactcagcctctacatgctggactctggattcaacattttgaagaatctgctgagttgtgtaagctgaagtag
- the LOC136179015 gene encoding tripartite motif-containing protein 16-like produces the protein MAQKGVQLDREAFSCSICLDLLKDPVTVPCGHSYCMNCIKSHWDKEDEKTIYSCPQCRKTFTPRPVLRKNTMLADLVEELKKTGLQAAPADHCYAGSEDVACDVCTGRKLKACKSCLQCLASYCEKHLQPHFEAPPLKKHKLVEPSMKLQENVCSRHDEVMKMFCRTDQQSICYLCSVDEHKGHDTVSAAAERSERQRELEVSRQNIQQRIQDREKDVKLLQQQVEAINGSADKTVGNSEKIFSELIRLMEKRRSDVKQQVRSQQQTEVSRVRELQEKLEQEITELKRKDAELEKLSHTEDHNQFLHDYPSLSPLSESTHSSSIKIRPLRYFEDVTAAVSEVRDKLQDVLREKWTNISQTETEVDVLLSEPEPEPKTRAEFLKYSCDITLDPNTAYTKLLLSDGNRKVTVMRAQQSYSSHPDRFTDWCQVLSKESLMGRCYWEVELRGDVSVAVTYKNISRAGSSYECRFGGNDKSWVLDYYNNSYYFCYNKVSTPVSGPQSSRVGVYLDHRAGILSFYSISETMTLLHRVQTTFTQPLHAGLWLNWFNWSPGDSAELCKLK, from the coding sequence atggcgcagaaaggagttcaactagaccgggaggccttctcttgttccatctgtctggatctcctgaaggatccggtgactgttccctgtggacacagttactgtatgaactgtattaaaagccactgggataaagaggatgaaaagacaatctacagctgccctcagtgtaggaAGACTTTCACACCAAGGCCTgtcctgaggaaaaacaccatgttggcagatttagtggaggagctgaagaagactggactccaagctgctcctgctgatcactgctatgctggatctgaagatgtggcctgtgatgtctgcaccgggaggaaactgaaagcctgtaagtcctgtctgcagtgtctagcctcttactgtgagaaacatcttcagcctcattttgaagcacctccattaaagaaacacaagctggtggagccctccatgaagctccaggagaacgtctgctctcgtcatgatgaggtgatgaagatgttctgtcgtactgatcagcagtctatctgttatctctgctctgtggacgaacacaaaggtcacgacacagtctcagctgcagcagaaaggagcgagaggcagagagagctcgaggtgagtcgacaaaacatccagcagagaatccaggacagagagaaagatgtgaagctgcttcaacagcaggtggaggctatcaatggctctgctgataaaacagtggggaacagtgagaagatcttcagtgagctgatccgtctcatggagaaaagacgctctgatgtgaagcagcaggtcagatcccagcagcaaactgaagtgagtcgagtcagagagcttcaggagaagctggagcaggagatcactgagctgaagaggaaagacgctgaactggagaagctctcacacacagaagatcacaaccagtttctacacgactacccctcactgtcaccactcagtgaatctacacactcatccagcatcaagatccgtcctctgaggtactttgaggatgtgacagcggctgtgtcagaagtcagagataaactacaggacgtcctgagagagaaatggacaaacatctcacagacagagactgaagtggatgttttactgtcagaaccagaaccagagcccaagaccagagctgagttcttaaaatattcatgtgacatcacactggatccaaacacagcatacacaaaacttttattatctgatgggaacagaaaagtaacagtaatgagagcacaacagtcttattctagtcacccagacagattcactgattggtgtcaggtcctgagtaaagagagtctgatgggacgttgttactgggaagtggagttgagaggagatgtttctgtagcagtcacatacaagaatatcagcagagcagggagctcATATGAATGTAGGTTTGGaggtaatgacaaatcttgggtgTTAGATTATTACAACAACAGTTATTacttttgttacaacaaagtcagcactcctgtctcaggtcctcagtcctccagagtaggagtgtacctggatcacagagcaggtattctgtccttctacagcatctctgaaaccatgactctcctccacagagtccagaccacattcactcagcctctacatgctggactctggttaaactggtttaactggtctcctggagactctgctgagttgtgtaagctgaagtag